The Henckelia pumila isolate YLH828 chromosome 2, ASM3356847v2, whole genome shotgun sequence genome includes a window with the following:
- the LOC140879351 gene encoding DUF21 domain-containing protein At1g47330 yields MARDIPCCETMFFVYLVVIIGLVLFAGLMAGLTLGLMSLGLVDLEVLSTSGRTDDRINASKILPVVKNQHLLLCTLLIGNSLAMESLPIFLDRLVPPWAAILVSVTLILMFGEILPQAICTRYGLTVGATMAPFVRLLLWLFFPVSYPISKFLDWMLGKGHAALLRRAELKTFVDFHGNEAGKGGDLTHDETTIIAGALEMTEKTAKDAMTPIEKAFSLDLDGTLNLETLNAIMTMGHSRVPVYYRNPKNIIGLILVKNLLAVDPDESVPLRKMLIRNIPRVSEKMPLYDILNEFQKGHSHIAVVYKDLNETKETLQKTKDNENFANNSTSHYADTTSKAVDDVRKKSPPATPAFKKKHRGCAFCILDLENSPIPEFSPNQEVVGVITMEDVIEELLQEEILDETDEYVNIHNRIKINMNA; encoded by the exons ATGGCCCGTGATATTCCATGCTGTGAGACTATGTTCTTCGTCTACCTGGTAGTTATCATAGGGCTGGTGTTGTTTGCTGGGTTGATGGCTGGTTTAACTCTTGGATTGATGTCTCTTGGTCTTGTGGACCTGGAAGTTCTCAGCACATCTGGGCGGACAGATGATCGTATCAATGCTT CAAAAATTCTCCCGGTGGTGAAAAATCAACATCTTTTGCTTTGCACACTCTTGATTGGCAACTCGTTAGCAATGGAG TCACTTCCCATATTCTTGGATAGGCTTGTGCCTCCGTGGGCAGCAATTCTAGTATCTGTCACGCTCATCCTAATGTTCGGTGAG ATATTGCCTCAAGCAATATGTACTCGCTATGGATTGACTGTAGGTGCAACGATGGCACCTTTTGTTCGGCTTCTTCTTTGGCTTttctttcctgtttcttatCCTATTAGTAAG TTTCTGGATTGGATGTTGGGCAAGGGACACGCTGCTTTATTGCGTCGAGCTGAGCTGAAAACTTTCGTTGATTTTCATGGCAATGAG GCTGGTAAAGGTGGAGATTTGACACATGATGAAACTACCATAATCGCTGGGGCGCTAGAAATGACCGAGAAAACTGCGAAAGATgctatgaccccaatagagaaGGCATTTTCCCTGGATTTGGACGGAACTCTAAATTT GGAAACATTGAATGCTATAATGACGATGGGCCACAGCAGAGTTCCGGTCTATTACAGAAATCCAAAGAATATTATTGGACTCATACTG GTTAAAAATCTATTAGCGGTTGACCCAGATGAATCAGTTCCTTTAAGAAAAATGTTGATTAGAAATATTCCTCG GGTCTCCGAGAAAATGCCTCTCTATGACATTCTCAATGAATTTCAGAAGGGTCACAGCCACATTGCTGTTGTGTATAAGGATTTAAACGAAACAAAAGAAACGTTGCAGAAAACCAAAG ATAATGAGAACTTTGCCAATAATTCCACCTCCCATTATGCCGACACAACCTCAAAGGCCGTTGATGATGTGAGAAAGAAAAGCCCACCAGCAACTCCGGCATTCAAGAAGAAACACAGGGGATGTGCATTTTGTATTCTAGATTTAGAAAATTCTCCAATTCCAGAGTTTTCACCCAATCAAGAAGTTGTTGGTGTAATTACCATGGAGGATGTCATCGAGGAACTTCTTCAG GAGGAGATACTGGATGAAACCGATGAATACGTCAATATACACAACAG GATAAAGATAAACATGAACGCATGA